Below is a genomic region from Vibrio mimicus.
GCCATTATCGACTCGTTTGCCGTCTTTCCAAACGTAGCCCATATGGCCTTCAACGGTGGGGCGTTCCCAAACCAGCTCACCGGTTTTGGCATCATAGGCTCGTACTTTTCCCACAATACCAAACTCACCACCAGAAACCCCGGTGATCACCTTGCCTTTCACCACAATTGGGGCGGCGGTAATTGAGTAACCCGCGCGATAATCTTCAACGGTTTTTTTCCAGCGCACATTGCCAGTTTTGGCATCCAGCGCGACTAATTTGGCATCCAAGGTGCCGAAAATAACCAAGTCGTCGTACATCGCAACCCCGCGGTTGACCACATCACAGCACGGCACAATGCCATCAGGGAGCCTTGCATCGTACTGCCAAATCTCATCGCCGGTTTTGGCATTAATGGCATAAACGCGCGAATAGGAGCCAGTGATGTACATCACACCATCACGGATCATAGGCTGAGACTCTTGGCCGCGCTGTTTCTCGCCACCGAGAGAGAACGCCCAGACGGGACGTAGCTCTTGAATATTTTCGGTATTGAGCAAGTCGATACTGCTGTAACGCTGTGCTTGTGGCCCTATACCATAGCTCACCACATCTTCGGGCGTGCTAGCATCTTGCAATATGTCTTTATCCGTCACGCCCGCCCATGCGGTTAGGCTGGTGAGAATAGCGGCACTGAGCAGGGTGCATCTGAGATAGGTTGGATTTCCTTTCATGGTTAGCTCCTTGTCGTGAACCATTTTAGAGTGATGGCATCACGCGATTGCGGTTCGATGTACGGTTGTTAAGCCAGTCGTTAGGGCAAGTGTCGTCTGATTAATCGGATGAGAAAATGACACTCTCGGTGCATTTTTCTCATCACTTAGGGGGAGTGGTTTGCTCGGCTGCATTGGCGGGGGTAGCGAGATCGCGATATTGCTCTGGGGCTTGCCAATGCATACCAAGTGAAGTGGCCCAACGTGCGATTTGACCAGAAATCACGGCGTTGCTGGTAATGTCTTCCAATACATACGCTAACTGGCGGTTGCTCTCGTGGACGGCAATACCAATCTCCCATTTAGGCTTTCCGAGCATTGGGTAAAGCCGATCCGAACTTTGAATAGTGGGCTTGGTACTGGCTTGAGTTGTATTGGCTTGGGTGTGGATAAGCCAATCTATCTGTCCACCCATGCCCATAATCGCGGTTAACTTTTTTGTGATGAGGTCAGAAAAGGCGAGTTGTAAATTAGGGTAAGTGTGAGTTTGCTGGCGAAAGCGGTCTGATGCGCTAGTAAAGTAAAACTGCGGAAGGCTGTCTTCGACCACGCCAATCGGTTCATATTGGAACAGCGCTAAAGTTTCAATCTGTGCAATTTTGTCTGGGTCAAAGGCGACTTTCCATTGCTCCGTTTGGTATGGCGCGAACATATACACTTGTCCATGAGCAAGTTCACCCACATCATCACGCATTAATTGCCATTCACGATCGTAGGGAACACGCAGCATGACATCGGCTTTGAGACGTCGCCCATCGTCACTGGTGAGATTCAATCCCTTCCATAAGTAATTGCGTAGGTCATCATCACTGCGCTCGCCCGCGGTCATCCAAAGGAGTTCTAGCTTTAACCCCATTTGTTCGGCAATCAAACTGGCTAACCATACGTCCAAACCCTGTGGCTCTCCGGATTGAGAAAGGAACGAATAGGGTGGGAAATCACGATAGACCGCAATCGTAATTTGCCCACTCGCCACGATGTCGTCATACGTTCTGGCTTGTAATGGGGTAAACGTGCCTAAGTAAAACAGCAGGGCGAGTAGCCAATATCTCAGCATAAGTTCACTCCGAATTGACGGAAGGGAGGATGAAAAGCAACCGCCGAATTAACTCTTCGGAGCGACCGATTCAAGCCAAGTTCGAATGGCCCACAAGGCTTCTTGATTTAAGTAATCCGCCATTTTGGGCATATAAACCGCACCATCTCGAACTGCGCCATTTTGTACTCGATAGATAAACCACTCATCACCATCCAGATCGGGAGAAAGCTGGCGTAAATCAGGGGCAATGCCACCGGAAATGCCCTCAAGGCCGTGGCAACGAGCGCAGTTTTGGTTATAGGCTGAAGCACCAACACGCTCGATTTCTTGCAGCACTGGCCCTGTCTCTGTGCGGTACGGATTGCTTTCACGCCACGTTTCACCGAGAGGGGGCAAGGTTGAAGTATCCACACTTTGTGGTGTGACGTTGCCGTGTGCCAAGACAGATCTCGGTACTAGGCCTCCTGCGACAAGAAAAGTGATGAGAATAACGAGCTTGAGGTGAACAGGAATCGCGATGAAAGACATCGAGATTGGATATTGAGTTAAAGGGTGCTTCATGTGGCCTCTCTAGATTGGGTGAAGAAAGTGAGCGAAATTGACATTGAGTTTAGGGAGGGTTATCGCATGAAGACATCGTCCTATAGCCGCAACTCTTCTCCTCCTTTAGGAGGAAATCGGCTGTCATTGGTGTAGCGAGCGTGGCAATT
It encodes:
- the pedF gene encoding cytochrome c-550 PedF, with the translated sequence MKHPLTQYPISMSFIAIPVHLKLVILITFLVAGGLVPRSVLAHGNVTPQSVDTSTLPPLGETWRESNPYRTETGPVLQEIERVGASAYNQNCARCHGLEGISGGIAPDLRQLSPDLDGDEWFIYRVQNGAVRDGAVYMPKMADYLNQEALWAIRTWLESVAPKS
- a CDS encoding transporter substrate-binding domain-containing protein translates to MLRYWLLALLFYLGTFTPLQARTYDDIVASGQITIAVYRDFPPYSFLSQSGEPQGLDVWLASLIAEQMGLKLELLWMTAGERSDDDLRNYLWKGLNLTSDDGRRLKADVMLRVPYDREWQLMRDDVGELAHGQVYMFAPYQTEQWKVAFDPDKIAQIETLALFQYEPIGVVEDSLPQFYFTSASDRFRQQTHTYPNLQLAFSDLITKKLTAIMGMGGQIDWLIHTQANTTQASTKPTIQSSDRLYPMLGKPKWEIGIAVHESNRQLAYVLEDITSNAVISGQIARWATSLGMHWQAPEQYRDLATPANAAEQTTPPK